A window from Vulcanimicrobium alpinum encodes these proteins:
- a CDS encoding peptide ABC transporter substrate-binding protein, with protein sequence MPHVLRYATGEDIVGLNPHLNPQVTLALMSSLTMAWLVRYDARNRPVPELATAVPSRANGGVSADGTTITYHLRRDAKWSDGVPFTAEDVRFSIDVVRNPKNNESTHEGFDLIRSVDTPDPYTVVLHLTRPHSSFYVTFGSAYAQPCILPKHLLGSLASINEAPYNALPVGIGPFKYASWQRGDSVTMVPDPLYFGRKPKLQKVVFKIIPDRNTTLTQLTTHEIDLWNLTPSAFYDRVRVLPAVRVSRQASYLYNHIDFNLQHPALADPAVRRALRLAIDRRTILAKIRHGVGILQETVLAPGHPFHIDVPLIPYDVAAANAMLDAAGWARGADGVRTKRGVRLELDFASGSGLPDTDAIVELIRASWQQIGVAIELRHYPSQLYFAPANAGGIVYGGKYDVAIFAWLVSPSGNLENLFGCDRFPPKGANTVRYCSPAVDRAFAAFDRTYEPAAQQQAARFFQEQLVRDVPTVVTDAREDLFSYNDDLHGFHPNQVTPFDDLVDADI encoded by the coding sequence GTGCCGCACGTGCTGCGCTACGCGACCGGGGAAGACATCGTCGGGCTCAACCCGCACCTCAACCCGCAAGTCACCCTCGCGCTGATGAGTTCGCTGACGATGGCGTGGCTCGTCCGTTACGACGCACGCAACCGGCCCGTCCCCGAACTCGCGACGGCGGTGCCGTCGCGCGCGAACGGCGGCGTCTCGGCCGACGGCACGACGATCACGTATCACCTGCGGCGCGACGCGAAGTGGTCCGACGGCGTCCCGTTTACCGCCGAGGACGTGCGCTTCTCGATCGACGTCGTGCGCAATCCCAAGAACAACGAGTCGACGCACGAAGGATTCGATCTGATCCGGTCCGTCGACACGCCGGACCCGTACACCGTCGTGCTGCACCTGACGCGGCCGCACTCCTCGTTCTACGTCACCTTCGGGTCGGCGTACGCCCAGCCGTGCATCCTCCCCAAGCATCTGCTCGGGTCGCTGGCGAGCATCAACGAGGCGCCGTACAACGCGCTCCCGGTCGGGATCGGTCCGTTCAAGTACGCATCGTGGCAGCGCGGCGACTCGGTCACGATGGTCCCCGATCCGCTCTACTTCGGTCGCAAGCCGAAGCTGCAGAAGGTCGTCTTCAAGATCATCCCCGACCGCAACACGACGCTTACCCAGCTCACGACGCACGAGATCGACCTGTGGAACCTCACGCCGTCGGCGTTCTACGATCGCGTGCGCGTACTGCCGGCCGTGCGCGTCTCGCGGCAAGCGTCGTATCTCTACAACCACATCGACTTCAACCTGCAGCATCCGGCCCTCGCCGACCCGGCGGTGCGGCGTGCGCTGCGGCTCGCGATCGACCGGCGCACGATCCTGGCGAAGATTCGCCACGGCGTCGGTATCCTGCAAGAGACCGTGCTTGCGCCCGGGCACCCGTTCCACATCGACGTGCCGCTGATCCCATACGACGTCGCGGCCGCCAACGCGATGCTCGACGCGGCCGGCTGGGCACGCGGCGCCGACGGCGTGCGGACGAAACGCGGCGTACGCCTCGAGCTCGATTTCGCAAGCGGCTCGGGGCTGCCCGACACCGACGCGATCGTCGAACTGATCCGCGCCTCGTGGCAGCAGATCGGCGTCGCGATCGAACTGCGCCACTATCCGTCGCAGCTCTATTTCGCGCCGGCGAATGCCGGCGGGATCGTCTACGGCGGCAAGTACGACGTCGCGATCTTCGCGTGGCTCGTCAGCCCGAGCGGAAATCTCGAGAACCTCTTCGGCTGCGACCGCTTCCCGCCGAAGGGGGCGAACACGGTGCGCTACTGCAGCCCCGCCGTCGATCGCGCCTTCGCCGCGTTCGACCGCACCTACGAACCGGCGGCGCAGCAGCAGGCCGCGCGCTTTTTTCAGGAGCAGCTGGTGCGCGACGTGCCGACCGTCGTAACCGACGCGCGCGAAGACCTGTTCTCGTACAACGACGACCTGCACGGCTTTCACCCCAACCAAGTCACGCCGTTCGACGATCTGGTCGACGCTGACATTTGA
- a CDS encoding peptide ABC transporter substrate-binding protein translates to MRPRLLAAGALIGLALSACGGGESGPASGDGGTGGSNDRLVVSSISDPKGLNPAFATATPTLELSALLFSYAVRYDDKARAVPDAVSEIPSIANGDVTDRGLTIKYKLRHGIKWHDGQGDLTCNDMKSTWKMMVNPKNIIDTTVGWNSIRDIDCRDPYVAVVHMKTVYAPFLQQLWGVNGNSPILPAHIIDKYNDANGSMNQAPFNSAPVGSGPYKFVSWQRGSRIRLEAFPQYFLGKPKIREIVYKIVPDGNTLTTQVQTHEVQIAWNLPAAQYGQLQKVSGVRTIAPVVYVFDHFDFNLTRPIFADVRVRRALTHAVDRRSLLEKVQHGLGELSPTFMDPTLYKDAYDPTVMQYPFDPLKAKALLDEAGWRTGADGVRAKNGQRFAFELSATVESNTAKAIQQQVISYWKAIGADVTVKNYPTTLYFDQTSKGTLAGGKFDVAIYAWSGAADIDQSAIYSAHFMPPQGQNYPRWRNARATAAMDDANATVDQARRIRDYKIVQQEFAKDDPSIILWFRRDVTSYPAALKGFTATPVITIPFWNPWAYHF, encoded by the coding sequence ATGCGCCCGCGGCTTCTCGCAGCGGGAGCGTTGATCGGGCTCGCTCTTTCCGCATGCGGCGGCGGTGAGAGCGGGCCGGCGTCGGGCGACGGCGGGACGGGCGGATCGAACGACCGGCTCGTCGTCTCGAGCATCTCCGATCCGAAAGGGCTGAACCCGGCGTTCGCGACGGCCACGCCGACGCTCGAACTCTCGGCCCTGCTCTTCTCGTACGCGGTGCGGTACGACGACAAGGCGCGGGCCGTCCCCGACGCGGTCTCGGAGATCCCGTCGATCGCCAACGGCGACGTGACCGACCGCGGGCTCACGATCAAGTACAAATTGCGTCACGGGATCAAGTGGCACGACGGGCAGGGCGACCTCACGTGCAACGACATGAAGTCGACGTGGAAGATGATGGTGAACCCGAAGAACATCATCGACACGACGGTGGGCTGGAACTCGATCCGGGACATCGACTGCCGCGATCCCTACGTCGCGGTCGTCCACATGAAGACGGTGTACGCGCCGTTCCTGCAGCAATTGTGGGGCGTCAACGGCAACTCGCCGATTCTCCCCGCGCACATCATCGACAAGTACAACGACGCGAACGGAAGCATGAATCAGGCGCCGTTCAACAGCGCGCCGGTCGGCAGCGGTCCGTACAAGTTCGTCTCGTGGCAGCGCGGCAGCCGGATCCGGCTCGAGGCGTTTCCGCAGTACTTCCTGGGCAAGCCGAAGATCCGCGAGATCGTCTACAAGATCGTCCCCGACGGCAACACGCTCACCACCCAGGTGCAGACGCACGAGGTGCAGATCGCGTGGAACCTGCCGGCCGCGCAGTACGGGCAGCTGCAGAAGGTGAGCGGCGTGCGGACGATCGCGCCGGTCGTCTACGTCTTCGATCACTTCGATTTCAACCTCACCCGGCCGATCTTCGCCGACGTGCGCGTCCGCCGTGCGCTGACGCATGCGGTCGACCGGCGCTCCCTGCTCGAAAAGGTGCAGCACGGCCTGGGGGAACTCTCGCCGACGTTCATGGACCCGACGCTCTACAAAGACGCCTACGATCCGACCGTGATGCAGTATCCGTTCGATCCGTTGAAGGCGAAGGCGCTGCTCGACGAAGCCGGCTGGCGCACCGGCGCGGACGGCGTCCGCGCCAAAAACGGCCAGCGGTTCGCGTTCGAACTCTCGGCGACGGTCGAATCGAACACCGCGAAGGCGATCCAGCAGCAAGTCATCTCCTATTGGAAAGCGATCGGCGCCGACGTCACGGTGAAGAACTACCCGACGACGCTCTACTTCGATCAGACCTCGAAGGGAACGCTGGCCGGCGGGAAGTTCGACGTCGCGATCTACGCCTGGTCCGGCGCCGCCGACATCGACCAGAGCGCGATCTACTCCGCGCACTTCATGCCGCCGCAGGGTCAGAACTATCCCCGCTGGCGCAATGCGCGCGCGACCGCCGCCATGGACGACGCAAACGCGACCGTCGATCAGGCGCGAAGGATCCGGGATTATAAGATCGTCCAGCAGGAGTTCGCGAAAGACGATCCGTCGATCATCCTGTGGTTCCGCCGGGACGTCACGTCGTACCCGGCGGCACTCAAGGGGTTCACCGCGACGCCGGTGATTACGATCCCGTTCTGGAATCCGTGGGCGTATCATTTCTAG
- a CDS encoding Lrp/AsnC family transcriptional regulator: protein MTSTAPVWIDDPTNAAILAISEDRLQGFQLDPFGEIAERSGIDVATVLERIVAMLRSGTIRRVRQTLMATNLADGSLCAWQVPPERLNDAFEWLFREDPFSGHVVIRTTDTATVGSNYRLWTTLKVPQGYDIAKYAAFLARKIGAEAYRLMPAKYLFALGVGHVRRKGMEPGARADVLAEVKDTHIVQLTDLEWRVLTAAKREFAPDEIVRDLWRARAAEAGVSLDEFERIAKELNARGVIGRFSTFLEHVKPNEAAGGARVTRYNALFHWKVPQGREMDAGREVGRHYIMTHAYWRDGGPEFKGVNIMGVAHGTEKETVLAHKAAIDEHLREAGIGFDYSNVFWGGRSEIKPSEIAPQAFADFCAAQGIDPETMR, encoded by the coding sequence ATGACTTCGACGGCTCCCGTCTGGATCGACGATCCGACCAACGCGGCGATCCTCGCGATCAGCGAGGATCGCCTGCAGGGCTTTCAACTCGACCCGTTCGGTGAGATCGCCGAACGCAGCGGCATCGACGTCGCGACGGTCCTCGAACGGATCGTCGCGATGCTGCGTTCGGGGACGATCCGGCGCGTGCGGCAGACGCTGATGGCGACGAACCTCGCCGACGGCTCGCTGTGCGCGTGGCAGGTGCCGCCCGAGAGACTCAACGATGCGTTCGAGTGGCTGTTTCGCGAAGATCCGTTCTCGGGCCACGTCGTGATCCGCACGACCGACACCGCGACGGTCGGTTCGAACTACCGGCTGTGGACGACGCTGAAGGTGCCGCAGGGCTACGACATCGCCAAATACGCTGCGTTTCTCGCGCGCAAGATCGGCGCGGAAGCGTATCGATTGATGCCGGCCAAGTATCTCTTCGCGCTGGGCGTCGGACACGTGCGGCGCAAGGGGATGGAGCCAGGCGCGCGCGCCGACGTCCTCGCGGAGGTGAAGGACACACACATCGTCCAGCTCACCGATCTCGAATGGCGCGTGCTGACGGCGGCGAAGCGCGAGTTCGCGCCGGACGAGATCGTGCGCGATCTGTGGCGCGCCCGCGCGGCGGAAGCCGGCGTCTCGCTCGACGAGTTCGAGCGGATCGCCAAGGAGTTGAACGCGCGCGGCGTGATCGGACGCTTCTCGACGTTCCTCGAGCACGTGAAGCCGAACGAGGCCGCGGGCGGCGCGCGGGTGACGCGCTACAATGCGCTCTTCCACTGGAAGGTGCCGCAAGGACGCGAGATGGACGCGGGCCGCGAGGTCGGACGCCACTACATCATGACGCATGCGTACTGGCGCGACGGCGGCCCCGAGTTTAAGGGCGTGAACATCATGGGCGTCGCGCACGGCACGGAAAAGGAGACCGTGCTAGCGCACAAGGCGGCGATCGACGAGCACTTGCGCGAAGCGGGGATCGGCTTCGACTACAGCAACGTCTTTTGGGGCGGGCGCAGCGAGATCAAGCCCTCGGAGATCGCGCCGCAGGCGTTCGCCGATTTCTGCGCCGCGCAGGGGATCGATCCGGAGACGATGCGCTGA
- a CDS encoding thioesterase family protein has translation MRGKIEVGRTYQSQTRVEEWMTAEKAGNRGVDVLSTPMLLQLVEEAAMQCVAPLLDDGEITLGTHVDLTHLAATPVGLIVRTEVEVLKVEGRRVEYAFTAFDEREKIAEGTHERYVATREKFRERLEEKLG, from the coding sequence ATGCGCGGCAAGATCGAGGTGGGGAGGACCTATCAGAGCCAGACGCGGGTGGAGGAGTGGATGACGGCCGAAAAGGCCGGCAATCGCGGCGTCGACGTGCTCTCCACGCCGATGCTGCTGCAACTCGTTGAAGAGGCGGCGATGCAGTGCGTCGCGCCGCTGCTCGACGACGGCGAGATCACGCTGGGGACCCATGTCGACCTCACCCACTTGGCGGCGACGCCCGTCGGGCTGATCGTCCGCACCGAGGTCGAGGTGCTCAAAGTCGAAGGACGGCGGGTCGAATACGCCTTCACCGCGTTCGACGAACGCGAGAAGATCGCCGAAGGGACGCACGAGCGCTACGTCGCCACCCGCGAGAAATTCCGCGAGCGGCTCGAAGAGAAGCTCGGCTAG
- a CDS encoding TolC family protein, with translation MIGRPIARAFAGVALTTLVLAQQPAFAQSPASPAPSSTPRPLASPTPSSAAGTPAPGAPAGTGANPSGSRAAINSTQLPDLAPAGEASPLPFPAYGTPAPVSPVRTVAGVPQTVTLQQAVLIAYARSPVLAAARAQVEIATAPVGLAQSALFPSVSGTASTTRTHRQAGTSSGTGTSGLGSGTTTTGSGSGLAPQNVTSNVFNVQLAQLIFDGGRVAAQIRAARATQSASIATYQRQLQTVAFNVATAYYNTLSAQRQTQVSLATVRLDQVQENLVAAQIRAGTAAKADLATAQLPTAQARVAVIRAQANERVQLATFANTLGLDADIAVQPKDDVPSLSATSGTLQVAPAFPTPAYEQAVARALALRPDLVSAQENVASLRAGLRAAKLGNFPSINATGSYGTSSSDVSGGNFRNSGSIGVALSVPIYDRGVTRAQTAQAQGQLDQGVALLAQAQQGVELNVRTALVNLISAYAALDQTNAELAKAQEVLRSTEAQYRAGVTTLPLLLNAQVGITQALTDEVTAVYTVRQAEQAVLYAEGANAAG, from the coding sequence ATGATCGGTCGCCCGATCGCGCGCGCCTTCGCCGGCGTCGCGCTGACGACGCTCGTCCTCGCGCAGCAACCGGCGTTCGCGCAGTCGCCCGCCTCGCCCGCACCGTCGAGCACACCACGTCCTTTGGCGAGCCCGACACCGTCGTCGGCGGCGGGGACGCCGGCGCCGGGAGCCCCCGCAGGCACGGGCGCGAACCCCTCCGGCAGCCGGGCCGCGATCAACTCCACGCAGCTTCCCGATCTCGCGCCGGCCGGCGAGGCCTCCCCGCTCCCGTTCCCCGCGTACGGCACGCCGGCGCCGGTCTCGCCGGTGCGCACCGTCGCGGGCGTCCCGCAGACGGTGACGCTGCAGCAGGCGGTGCTGATCGCGTACGCGCGGTCACCGGTCCTCGCCGCGGCGCGCGCGCAGGTCGAGATCGCGACGGCTCCCGTCGGGCTCGCGCAGAGCGCGTTGTTTCCGTCGGTGAGCGGGACCGCGAGTACGACGCGCACGCACCGCCAGGCCGGGACGTCGTCCGGCACGGGCACGAGCGGCTTGGGGAGCGGCACGACCACCACCGGCAGCGGCAGCGGGCTCGCGCCTCAGAACGTCACCAGCAACGTGTTCAACGTGCAGCTTGCGCAGTTGATCTTCGACGGCGGCCGCGTCGCCGCGCAGATTCGTGCGGCACGCGCGACGCAGTCGGCGTCGATCGCGACGTATCAGCGTCAGCTGCAGACCGTCGCGTTCAACGTCGCGACCGCGTACTACAATACGCTCTCCGCGCAGCGCCAGACCCAGGTCTCGCTCGCGACGGTGCGCCTCGACCAGGTGCAGGAGAACCTCGTCGCGGCGCAGATCCGCGCCGGGACCGCGGCGAAAGCCGACCTCGCGACGGCGCAATTGCCGACGGCGCAGGCGCGCGTCGCGGTGATCCGCGCGCAGGCCAACGAGCGCGTGCAGTTGGCGACGTTCGCCAACACGCTCGGGCTTGACGCCGACATCGCCGTGCAGCCGAAAGACGACGTACCGTCGCTCAGTGCGACGTCGGGGACCCTGCAGGTCGCGCCGGCGTTCCCGACGCCGGCCTACGAACAGGCCGTCGCGCGCGCGCTCGCGCTGCGCCCCGACCTCGTCTCGGCGCAAGAGAACGTCGCGTCGCTGCGGGCCGGCCTGCGCGCGGCGAAGCTCGGCAATTTCCCCTCGATCAACGCGACGGGATCGTACGGCACCAGTTCGAGCGACGTCTCGGGCGGCAACTTCCGCAACAGCGGCTCGATCGGGGTCGCGCTCAGCGTGCCGATCTACGACCGCGGCGTCACCCGCGCGCAGACGGCGCAGGCGCAGGGCCAGCTCGACCAGGGCGTCGCGCTCCTCGCGCAGGCGCAGCAGGGGGTCGAACTCAACGTCCGTACCGCGCTCGTCAACCTGATCTCAGCCTACGCGGCGCTCGACCAAACCAACGCCGAGCTCGCGAAGGCGCAGGAAGTCCTGCGCTCGACCGAAGCGCAGTATCGCGCCGGCGTCACGACGCTCCCGCTGCTGCTCAACGCCCAAGTCGGGATCACCCAGGCGCTCACCGACGAGGTGACGGCCGTCTACACCGTGCGTCAGGCGGAACAGGCTGTGCTCTACGCGGAGGGCGCGAACGCCGCCGGGTGA
- a CDS encoding efflux RND transporter periplasmic adaptor subunit, with the protein MTGSQRALLAAAISVVALAACGKGGGAARNQGPPPLAVDIATAQRQDIATYVTLDGQIAPVQESTLSSPQSGNVVAVYVNEGQHVRAGEPIAKLDDSTLRASLAQQQAIVQQNAAQLSSANLQAPVTAAQASNTVVTAQQQFAAAHNSVQTAQAAYQSAKSTYDADAQLLKQGYVAQTQYDQARSQYVSALQALNNARESERQARVALRAAQQQGGNAVPIQRQQIEVNRGQLAAAQAQVHLLETQIAQTSITAPFDGFVTQRLLDPGAFASPNQPVARVSQIANVYINVNVPDDNLAYVRTGTPVTFTSSSIPNRTFRGSVMDVNATPTQGTLSYRARVRVPNPESLLRGGMLVSVNVRKEFHPGAIVVPRTAVFQTENGANVFTVVEPEAPPGGAGAGGAPGGAAGGGGGAVAKGGPAGAAAGGPPPPKIMQAKQVPVQIGLQTDTLTEVRGADVKPGTTVITTRPDALQDKSVVAISAPPGGGQRRGQ; encoded by the coding sequence ATGACAGGGAGTCAGCGCGCGTTGCTGGCCGCCGCGATCTCCGTGGTCGCCCTCGCCGCATGCGGCAAGGGCGGCGGCGCGGCGCGCAATCAGGGGCCGCCGCCGTTGGCGGTCGACATCGCCACGGCGCAGCGTCAGGACATCGCGACGTACGTGACGCTCGACGGTCAGATCGCGCCGGTGCAAGAGTCGACGCTGAGTTCGCCGCAGTCGGGCAACGTCGTCGCGGTATACGTGAACGAAGGCCAGCACGTCCGCGCCGGCGAGCCGATCGCGAAGCTTGACGATTCGACTCTGCGCGCCTCGCTCGCGCAGCAGCAGGCGATCGTGCAGCAGAACGCGGCGCAGCTGAGCTCGGCGAACCTCCAGGCTCCCGTCACCGCGGCGCAGGCGTCGAACACGGTCGTCACGGCGCAGCAGCAGTTCGCCGCCGCGCACAACAGCGTGCAGACCGCGCAGGCCGCGTATCAGAGCGCGAAGTCGACCTACGACGCCGACGCGCAGCTGCTCAAACAAGGCTACGTCGCGCAGACGCAGTACGATCAGGCGCGTTCGCAGTACGTCTCCGCTCTGCAGGCGCTCAACAACGCGCGCGAGAGCGAACGTCAGGCGCGGGTCGCGCTGCGCGCCGCGCAGCAGCAGGGCGGCAACGCCGTGCCGATCCAGCGCCAGCAGATCGAAGTGAACCGCGGCCAGCTCGCCGCGGCGCAGGCGCAGGTGCATCTGCTCGAAACGCAGATCGCGCAGACCTCGATCACCGCGCCGTTCGACGGCTTCGTGACGCAGCGGCTGCTCGATCCGGGCGCGTTCGCGAGCCCCAACCAGCCGGTCGCGCGCGTCTCGCAGATCGCGAACGTCTACATCAACGTCAACGTCCCCGACGACAACCTCGCGTACGTGCGTACCGGGACGCCGGTGACGTTCACGAGCTCGAGCATCCCCAACCGCACGTTCCGCGGCAGCGTGATGGACGTGAACGCGACGCCGACGCAGGGAACGCTCTCGTACCGCGCCCGCGTGCGGGTGCCGAATCCGGAGAGCCTGCTGCGCGGCGGGATGCTGGTGAGCGTCAACGTGCGCAAGGAATTCCATCCCGGCGCGATCGTCGTGCCGCGCACCGCGGTGTTCCAGACCGAGAACGGCGCCAACGTGTTCACCGTCGTCGAACCCGAGGCGCCTCCCGGCGGCGCGGGCGCCGGCGGTGCGCCGGGCGGCGCCGCCGGCGGCGGTGGCGGAGCGGTCGCCAAGGGGGGACCGGCTGGTGCGGCCGCCGGAGGCCCGCCTCCGCCGAAGATCATGCAGGCGAAGCAGGTGCCGGTGCAGATCGGCCTGCAGACCGATACGCTCACCGAGGTGCGCGGCGCCGACGTGAAGCCGGGAACGACCGTGATCACCACGCGGCCCGACGCGCTGCAGGATAAGAGCGTCGTCGCGATCTCCGCCCCGCCCGGCGGCGGTCAGCGCAGGGGACAGTAG
- a CDS encoding phytoene desaturase family protein, protein MRFTRETHPSPRLRSADVVVIGAGVSGLTAAALLAAGGARVQVLERHTVPGGCASFYQRGGYRFDVGATLVGGFGPRGVHRLLFERLRVALEAIPVEPSMIVHLPDGDVVRWGDERWRGERIGAFSTASEPFWKVQERIADAAWSFSTRFPALPQDAVSIGALVRAASPALAPAAGALGKTVGDLIPADAPPRLRTFLDAQLLITAQADAASTDLAYGATALDMAREGTYHLPGGIGDIATALARAVRRYGGEIAYGVAAEAVATERGRVTGVRLADGSTIAAPQVVAAVPVWDLVRLTGAAGRLAEEAAALPQRWGAFTAYLGVPAGVGDGGALHHQVVLDAGAPPGEGNTAFVSFSAEGERMRSRGGGRALTLSTHTDVARWERAARDGTAGALTQAYAQRLRAALERAVPGAWDAATVREFGTPATFARYTGRHRGLVGGVPQTPAYANLRALGHRTGIVGLFRCGDTVFPGQSTVGASLSGVAAARAAGARI, encoded by the coding sequence ATGCGCTTTACACGCGAAACGCACCCCTCCCCGCGCTTGCGGAGCGCCGACGTCGTTGTGATCGGCGCGGGTGTGTCCGGGCTCACGGCGGCCGCGCTGCTCGCCGCAGGCGGGGCGCGCGTCCAGGTGCTCGAGCGCCACACGGTCCCCGGCGGCTGCGCATCGTTCTATCAGCGCGGCGGCTACCGCTTCGACGTCGGCGCAACGCTGGTCGGCGGCTTCGGCCCGCGCGGGGTCCATCGGCTTTTGTTCGAGCGGCTGCGCGTTGCGCTCGAAGCGATCCCGGTCGAGCCGTCAATGATCGTCCACCTGCCCGACGGCGACGTGGTGCGCTGGGGCGACGAGCGCTGGAGGGGCGAGCGCATAGGGGCCTTCTCGACCGCAAGCGAGCCGTTCTGGAAGGTACAGGAGCGGATCGCCGACGCTGCCTGGTCCTTCTCAACCCGCTTCCCGGCCTTGCCGCAGGATGCCGTGTCGATCGGCGCGCTCGTCCGCGCCGCGAGCCCGGCGCTCGCTCCGGCCGCCGGGGCGCTCGGAAAGACGGTCGGCGACCTGATCCCGGCGGACGCGCCGCCCCGTCTGCGTACCTTCCTCGACGCGCAGCTGCTCATCACCGCGCAGGCCGACGCCGCGTCGACCGATCTGGCGTACGGGGCGACCGCGCTCGACATGGCGCGCGAGGGGACGTACCATCTCCCCGGCGGGATCGGCGACATCGCGACCGCGCTGGCCCGCGCCGTGCGGCGGTATGGCGGCGAGATCGCCTACGGCGTCGCCGCCGAGGCGGTCGCGACGGAACGGGGCCGCGTCACCGGCGTCCGGCTCGCCGACGGGTCGACGATCGCCGCGCCGCAGGTGGTCGCCGCTGTCCCGGTCTGGGATCTCGTGCGGCTCACCGGCGCGGCGGGCCGGCTCGCCGAGGAAGCCGCAGCCCTACCGCAGCGCTGGGGCGCGTTCACCGCGTACCTCGGCGTGCCCGCCGGAGTCGGTGACGGGGGCGCGCTCCACCATCAGGTGGTGCTCGATGCCGGCGCGCCACCGGGCGAGGGGAACACCGCCTTCGTCTCATTCAGTGCCGAGGGCGAACGGATGCGCTCGCGCGGCGGCGGCCGTGCATTGACGCTTTCGACCCATACCGACGTCGCCCGGTGGGAGCGTGCCGCGCGCGACGGGACCGCCGGCGCCCTGACGCAGGCGTACGCGCAGCGTCTGCGCGCGGCGCTGGAGCGCGCGGTGCCGGGCGCGTGGGACGCTGCGACGGTGCGCGAGTTCGGCACACCGGCGACGTTCGCGCGGTATACCGGCCGTCATCGCGGCCTTGTCGGCGGGGTGCCGCAGACGCCTGCGTACGCCAATCTGCGCGCGCTCGGGCACCGCACCGGCATCGTCGGATTGTTCCGCTGCGGCGACACCGTCTTTCCGGGCCAGAGCACCGTCGGCGCGAGCCTCAGCGGCGTCGCGGCGGCGCGGGCCGCCGGAGCGCGGATCTGA
- a CDS encoding copper amine oxidase N-terminal domain-containing protein → MKRLSTGLLAALVAVGIGTTSVSAAGSAQAKGNIGPFAPAQVAQAMTGSMPPADFGTPPSGEVPILFNDRHVYSKPDRLKANRVLAALVRGNTILIPLRSMFEQMGATVSYDPASKTVDVSKPGSDVKVTVGRPEVVINGESRPLDVPPEIYKGSVVVPVRVISEGMGAYVQWVPDRRIVVVRYVPQVPPSPPPSPTPTPAPVVTPTPAPTPSPSPTPVAKNPYEHFIVGDYIFSPKVYNEFSPGNTGKGGSYAARGAVEFPAFGLPWMLEGDYRSYSYPHNNDFSPNELGTVPAPCSPGGASGRVGCVTVIGGYGQTNVPSFTARDTDFDGRFALKVADPRIYIGVGYLHREENYGYPKQNGFGFGAEKLPDLDQTLSIYGSVWYYPSISGNFTFPSGAPANLVGTTAKFQQRFLKYQIGGTLNLGSSGLFLDAGFLGDTIRGKNLSPSDASHAGGYVGLGIKF, encoded by the coding sequence GTGAAACGACTGAGCACCGGGCTCCTGGCCGCGCTGGTCGCGGTTGGAATCGGTACGACGTCGGTCTCGGCCGCCGGCTCTGCACAGGCGAAAGGCAACATTGGACCCTTCGCGCCTGCACAGGTCGCCCAAGCCATGACCGGCTCGATGCCGCCCGCTGACTTCGGCACGCCGCCTTCCGGCGAGGTCCCGATCCTCTTCAACGACCGGCATGTCTATTCGAAGCCGGACCGCCTGAAGGCGAACCGCGTCCTCGCTGCGTTGGTGCGCGGCAACACCATCCTCATCCCGCTCCGCTCGATGTTCGAGCAAATGGGCGCGACGGTCTCCTATGACCCTGCCTCGAAGACGGTTGACGTTTCGAAGCCCGGCTCCGACGTCAAAGTGACCGTCGGCCGTCCGGAAGTGGTCATCAACGGCGAGAGCCGTCCGCTCGACGTGCCTCCCGAGATCTACAAGGGTTCGGTCGTCGTACCGGTCCGCGTGATCTCCGAAGGCATGGGCGCGTATGTTCAGTGGGTCCCGGATCGCCGCATCGTCGTGGTGCGCTACGTTCCGCAGGTCCCGCCGTCGCCGCCGCCGAGCCCCACCCCGACGCCCGCTCCGGTCGTGACCCCGACGCCGGCTCCCACGCCGTCGCCGAGCCCGACCCCGGTCGCCAAGAATCCGTACGAGCACTTCATCGTCGGTGACTACATCTTCTCGCCGAAGGTCTACAACGAGTTCTCGCCGGGCAACACCGGCAAGGGCGGCTCGTATGCGGCCCGCGGCGCGGTGGAGTTCCCCGCGTTCGGCCTCCCCTGGATGCTCGAAGGCGACTACCGCTCGTACAGCTATCCGCACAACAACGACTTCTCGCCCAACGAACTCGGAACCGTACCGGCTCCGTGCTCGCCCGGCGGAGCCTCGGGTCGTGTCGGATGCGTGACCGTCATCGGCGGTTACGGCCAGACCAACGTGCCGTCGTTCACCGCGCGTGACACGGACTTCGACGGTCGCTTCGCCCTCAAGGTCGCGGACCCGCGCATCTACATCGGCGTGGGCTACCTCCACCGTGAGGAGAACTACGGGTATCCCAAGCAGAACGGCTTCGGTTTCGGCGCCGAGAAGCTTCCGGATCTCGACCAGACGCTATCGATCTACGGCAGTGTGTGGTACTACCCGAGCATCTCGGGCAACTTCACCTTCCCGAGCGGCGCTCCCGCGAACCTCGTCGGCACCACCGCCAAGTTCCAGCAGCGCTTCCTCAAGTACCAGATCGGCGGCACCTTGAACCTCGGTTCGTCGGGGCTTTTCCTCGACGCCGGATTCCTGGGCGACACCATCCGCGGCAAGAACCTTTCGCCGTCCGATGCGTCGCATGCCGGCGGATACGTCGGACTCGGGATCAAGTTCTAA